GCACGCGGTGAATGTTCTCGGCCTTGTGGTGGCCCTTCATGATCGCGGCGGCCTGGCGCAAATCGTCGATACGACCGTTGGTGCACGAACCAATGAACACGGTGTCCACGGCGATGTCCTTGATCGGCATGCCCGGCTTCAAACCCATGTATGTAATCGCACGTTCGGCGGCGGCGCGCTTGGTGGCGTCGGCGATCTTGTCCGGCTCCGGCACGGAGGCGGTGATCGGCAGACCTTGGCCGGGGTTGGTGCCCCATGTCACGTACGGTCCCAGCGTGGAGGCGTCGATGTCCACCACCTTGTCGAATACGGCATCGTCATCGGTCTTCAGCGTCTTCCAGTACGCCACGGCCTGATCCCACAGTTCGCCTTCCGGCGCGTGCGGACGGCCCTTCAGGTACTCGAACGTGGTCTCGTCCGGCGCGATCATGCCGGCGCGCGCGCCGGCTTCGATGGACATGTTGCACACGGTCATGCGCTCGTCCATGGTGAGGTTGCGAATCGCCTCGCCACGGTATTCGATCACGTATCCCTGGCCGCCGCCGGTGCCGATCTTGGCGATGATCGCCAGAATGATGTCCTTGGCGGTCGCGTCCGCGGGCAGCTTGCCCTCGACGTTGATGGCCATGGTCTTGAACGGCTTCAGGGACAGCGTCTGCGTGGCCATCACGTGCTCGACTTCGGAAGTGCCGATGCCGAACGCCAGCGCACCGAACGCGCCGTGCGTCGACGTATGCGAATCACCGCACACGATGGTCATGCCCGGCTGAGTCAGGCCCAGAATCGGGGCGAACGCGTGGACGATGCCCTGATCGGCGTCGCCCAGCGGGTGCAGGCGCACGCCGAACTCCTTGCAGTTCTTCTCCAAAGTCGTCAACTGCAGTGCGCTTGTCTTGTCCGGGTTCGGCCGGTCGATATCAACGGTCGGCGTGTTGTGATCCTCGGTGGCGATGAGCTGGTCCACGTGACGCGGCTTGCGGCCGGCCAAGCGCAGGCCCTCAAACGCCTGCGGACTGGTGACCTCATGCATGAGCATCAGATCGATGTACAGCAAATCAGGAGCTCCGTCGCTGCCCTTGCGCACCAGATGATCGGCCCAGACCTTCTCGGCCAGTGTCGTTCCCATAGTGATTCCTCCAAAAAATATCGCGCGAGGCATTGTGTTCGCGCCTTGTTCGTGGTATTAGCCTATGTGCTTGCGATGGGCCCAGCCATGAGCATGCCGGATATTGAGATACGGTCAAATGACGGCCTCAATATGGCTCGGATACGACTCGAACATGACCTAGGCATGACTCGGTTCCGCTCCAGACAGGTCTCTTCGGCATCCACGAACGCCCTTTCAACTTCATGACCACCCTGTGAGACACTTCCCTAATTTGCCATTTCACTATGTGAGATGGCATAATCGCCCTTATTATGACTGATTCCCAAGAAGAACCATTGAACAACAGCTTGACCGAGTCCGAGCCGGTTGAAGACACCACCACCAAGGACGATGGGGAAATCCATTCCGGCGTTGGCGTCCTTGATAAAACCGTAAAGATTCTTGACGCACTGGAGTCCGGTCCGTCCACGCTGGGACAGCTTGTGGCCGCCACCGGTCTCGCCCGACCGACCGCACATCGTTTGGCTATTGCACTGGAACGCCACCGTTTCGTACTGCGCGACCAGCATGGCCGATTCGTACTCGGCTCCCGTTTCGCCGAACTTGCCGCCGCAGCAGGCGAGGATCGTCTGCTGACCGCCGCCGGCCCTATCCTGCAGACACTGCTCGATCGCACTGGCGAGTCTGCGCAGATTTACCGCCGCCAAGGCGATCAGCGCGTGTGCATCGCCGCTGTGGAACGCGCCTCCGGCCTGCGTGATTCCATTCCCGTGGGTGCCATGCTGTCGATGGAAGCCGGTTCCGCCGCCCAGATTCTTCTGGCTTGGGAGGATTCCGACCGTCTGCACCAGGGATTGCGCCACGCCAAGTTCACCGCCACCAAGCTGGCCGCCGTACGCAAGCGCGGCTGGTCCGAGTCCGTGAACGAGCGCGAAGAGGGCGTGTGCTCGATTTCCGCCCCGATCCGCAACGCCTCCGGCCAGGTCATCGCCGCCATCTCGATTTCTGGCCCGACCGGCCGCATGGGCGCCGCCCCCGGACGCCGCTATGCGCCGCTGGTGATGGCCGCCGGCAAGTACCTCACCGAGGCACTGGTCAAAGCCGTTCGCTGAAACATACCAGTCAATCCAACCGATAGCCCAACCGGCAGAAATCCCGCGTCACAACGAAAGAGACGCGGGATTTCTGCCACTAATCGTCCAACACAGCGGAAGGCCACCGAAACCTCGAATACTTCGCGCCGCTTTCCGCCTCTATCAGGAACAGTTACCTGAATAAACCGGGTTACCTGAATAAACCGGACAGTTGACTCCATAGCGACGGCTTGCGCAGCAAATCATCGCCCTCGCCCTCGCCAGGCGCGGTCTGGTTCACCGCATAGGTATAGGCGCGTTTGGAACTGGGCTTGCCCACCAGTTCGCCAAACTCCAGCAATTGCGTACGCGGCTCGTAAGGGTGACGGATATCAAATTCGATCAATCGCGTGGCGCGTTTGGCCGGAGCCGGTCCGTACGTATTGAATCCGCAGGTTGGCGTAGCGATAAGCAACAGACCCTCATGTTCGCCGACGAAACCGTTGCGATGATCATGACCAGCTACGACGCCGAAATACCCCTCGCGCAGCAATTCGAATTCGCCTGACGTATCAGGGCAGGATATGCCTTCTCCCAAATATCCGCCGGGCTGGGTTTGCAATTCGTCCAGCACGTAGTAGGTATCGGCGTGCGAACGATAGCCCTGCATGGCAAACGCCGCGTTGGCCGCCACCGGCTTCAGCACGTTGTAATACTCGGGCATCGGCATGTGCTGGAACACCATTGATTTCGCACCGATACGGTCGGGCACGGCGTTCAGGAAGGCGAGCGCTGCGGGCGATGGTGCGCCGAAGCCGCCGCCATGCACGTAATCGCCGGAGTCAAGAATGACCAGACCCAGCACATTGCGCGTATGGTCAACGTCCATAACCGGCAGCGCGAAGGTGCCTGGTTCACCGGAACCAGTGGCACCAGACAGTGTCTGCACAGCGCCACCCGCTCCACAGGTGTATGCAATCTGGTTCGGCAAGGTCTCACTTGGCGGATTGACACAACCGGGGAACTCGCGATAGATACCGTCCAGTTCCGCATTGCTTAGCCCGCATTGGAAATCATGGTTGCCGTACGTCACGGCCCACGGAATGCCGCGCGCCGCCAACGGCTCAGTGAACTGGCCAATGGCCTTGCGCACCAGCGCTCGGGTATGGTTCAGCGCGGATTCGGCAATAGGTTCATCACACCAGCGACGTTTACGGAATGAATCGGCGAACGCCGGATCGTAGCCGGCGATCTGGTTGCCGGAGAAAATCACCAGATCAGGCCGTGCGGCATCAAGGCTGGCCTCAATCAGGGCGATGGTGTCTTTGGAGACTTTCGGCCCATCCTGAATGTCGGCAATCTGCAGCACGCGGAACTTGCCGGAATAGTGGAATTGCAGTCGTCCGAGACGCGCAGAGATAGAGACCGGGCGGCCGTCTTCGGCATCGGCCGGCTTGATACGGGGTTTCGACGACATCCCCTCTGGCGTACGCTGTGTTTCCGTCATGCCCTCCACTGTACACACAAACGAAAAGGCCCGCCGGAGCGAGCCTTTTCTACAAGTTCAACTACTGGAGCAGAATCTCTGCACAACATCATCGTTGTAACGGTAAGTCTTTCCAATGCCCGTCCAACGTAACAGTCCTCGTGACCATACACTATTTGTGGGCTCTGCTCTGTTCAGTTGTCCTTGTACCTCATAATCTATTCATCACTCCCGTTTCTCGCAACCTGCAGAGAGTCGTTGTGCGTTTTTTATCACAACTGTTCAATCGCACTTTCTGACTATCGGAAAACGAGCTGAACTGTTCACATCGAACCCGTCTGATGTTCGGTTTCGTTCGTTTCACCGCCGCTCACGGCGTGTCGCGAGCACGCTAGCACACACAAAACCAACCAACACCGAACTAACATGAACACCCGTTGAATTCTGGCGCGTTCAGTCGTTTTCCGGCCACGCCAGAGCTTACGATATAGGCTATGGCACAGATATTTGACGCACCCTCGAAGGCAATTCTGCGCAGCCAAATCGCAGAGCATATTGCCGAAAACGACAACAACGACCGCCGCGTCGATCAGGAAGGCGAGGCACCGCTGCCCAAGGACCGTTTCTTCGACCGCGAGCTCAGCTGGCTCAAGTTCAACCAGCGCGTGCTCGAATGTGCGGAGAACGAAGACATGCCCCTGCTCGAGCGCGCCAACTTCGCCGCGATCTTCGCCTCGAACCTTGACGAGTTCTTCATGGTCCGCGTCGCCGGTCTGAAGCGCCGTATCGACTCGGGCATCGCCGTGCCGTCTGCCGCCGGCCTGAGCCCGCGTCAGCAGCTGCGCGCGATCAGCGAGACCGCACACCGTCTGCAAGACGAGCACGCACATTACGCGATCGACACCATTCTGCCGGAATTGGAGAAGGAGCGCATCGTCCTGCTGACGTGGGACAAGCTCACCTCCTCCGAGCAGGAGCGCCTCTCGCGCTACTACCGCCAGCAGGTGTTCCCGGTCCTGACGCCGCTCGCCGTGGATCCGGCCCACCCGTTCCCCTACATCTCCGGCGGCTCCATCAACCTGGCCGTCATCGTGGAGAACCCGGCCTCCGGCAAGTCGCACTTCGCCCGTGTCAAGATCCCGGGCAACCTGCCGCGCCTGGTGCCGGTGGACGACATGACCGACGAGGAGTCCAAGGACGAGCGTTACGGCTTCATCGCCATGGAAAAGCTCATCGCCGCGCATCTGGAATCCCTGTTCCCGGGCATGATCATCAAGGAGGCCCGCTCCTTCCGCGTGACTCGTAACGAGGACATCGACGTGGAAGAGGATGACGCCGAGAACCTGCTCAACGCCATGGAGAAGGAGCTGCTGCGCCGCCGCTTCGGACCGCCGATCCGTCTGGAGATCACGGACACCACTAGCCCGTTCCTCTCCCAGCTGCTCGCCGACCAGCTCGGCGTGAGCCAAGACGAGGTATACCGTCTGCCCAGCCCGCTGGACCTGACCGTGCTCTTTGAGCTCGGCAGCGTGGACCGCCCGGACCTGAAGAACCGTCCGTTCGTGCCGACCACGAACCGTCAGATCGCCGAGGTCGAGTCCTCCCGCGCACAGGATATTTTCGCCGCCATCCGCGAGCGCGACATCCTGCTGCATCACCCCTATGACTCCTTCTCCACTTCCGTGCAGGCCTTCCTTGCGCAGGCCGCCGCGGACCCGAAGGTGCTGGCCATCAAGCAGACCCTGTACCGCACCAGCTCCAACTCGCCGATCATCGACGCCCTGATCGACGCCGCTCATGCCGGCAAGCAGGTGCTGGCTTTGGTGGAAATCAAGGCTCGTTTCGACGAGGACGCCAACATCGCGTGGGCCCGCAAGCTCGAACGCGCCGGCGTGCACGTGGTGTACGGCATCGTGGGCTTGAAGACCCACTGCAAGCTCATCGAAGTCGTGCGTCAGGAAGCGGACGGTCTACGCCGCTACTGCCACGTAGGCACCGGTAACTACAACCCGAAGACCGCGCGACTGTACACCGATCTGGGTCTGCTGACCTGCGACCCGGTGGTCGGCCAGGATCTGACTCGTCTGTTCAACCAGCTCTCCGGTTACGCGCCGAAGTCCAGCTTCCACCGTTTGCTGGTGGCCCCTCGCACCGTGCGCACCGGTCTAATCCAGCGCATCCGCCGCGAGGAGGACGCCGCCCGCGCCGGCAAGGAGGCCTGGATCAAGATCAAGGTCAACTCCATCGTGGACGAGAAGACCATCGACGCCCTGTACCGTGCCTCTCAGGCCGGCGTGAAGATCGACATCGTGGAGCGCGGCATCTGCGCTCTGAAGCCCGGCGTTCCCGGTCTGTCCGAGAACATCCGCGTCCGTTCGATTCTCGGTCGCTTCCTGGAGCACTCCCGTATCTACGCCTTCTGCAATGCGGACGGCCCGCAGATCGGCGAGGGTCCGGCTTCCGGCCCGGAGGTCTACATCGGTTCGGCTGACCTCATGCACCGCAACCTTGACCGCCGTGTGGAGGCTCTGGTGCGTGTCACCGCCCCGGAGCAGATTGACGGGCTCATCAAGTACGTGGACCTGCAGATGGCCGACTCCACCATGAGCTGGCACATGCAGCCCGACGGCACATATGTGCTGCACACCAAGGACGACGAGGGCCGCCCGCTGGTCGATAGTCAGGAATACCTGATTCGCAAGCACCAGCGCCGCCCCAATTCGCACAACTGATTTCACTCGATGCTCCCTGTCAACGCAAGCTGACTGAGGGTGGTTACGATGCCCGGCTCCTCTTTCGAGAGGATGCCGGGCATCGTCGTTCCATGCGCAAAACTACGTAGCAGCGGTCCAACGTGACCTACAATACAAGAGATGGGTACGAACAGTATGAGACGAATCGTGGAAGCCGCCGGCGGTATTCTGTACCGGTGGAAGGATGATGCCGAGCCGACGCAGGCATCATCTCCATCAGTGAAATCCAATATTGCCACCGATGGCACCATCATCGCGAACACCACGGATTCTGACGGCGAGACCACGGCAGCACCCGGCGCATCGGACGCGGCTCCCGCCCCGGACCCGGCACAGGCCGACAGCCCAGCCACGGCGGACAACGTACTCAACCGCATCGAACTGTGCGTCGTGCATCGCCCGAAATACGACGACTGGAGCTGGCCGAAAGGCAAGGTCGATCCAAACGAATCACACCGGCATGCCGCCGTGCGCGAGATCGGCGAGGAATCGGGCCTGTCCGTGGAGCTTGGCCCTTATCTGGGTGACATCGAGTACCCGCTGTCCGAAGAGGGCATCAAACAGCGCCATACCAAGGATCGGTCGGCGGACACCAAGCACATCCAGTTCTGGATGGCCACGCCAATCAGCGCCATCGACAATCTGCGGCGCACCCATGCGTTCGGCCCGGTGCATCGGGCGGACATCGGCGAAATCGACGAAGTCCTGTGGTTGACGCCGGCTAAGGCCCGCAAGAAACTCAGCCATTCCACCGATAAGGACATCCTTGCGCTATTCGTTGACCGGGTGCAGGAGGGCGCGCTTGACGCCGTGCCGGTGATTATCGTGCGCCACGGCAAGGCAGAAGCGCGCAAGCTGTGGAAGGGCTCGGACGAGAACCGTCCGATCACGCCGCGCGGCGCGGCTGCGGCATACGCGCTGAACCGCGAGCTGGCGTGTTTCAATCCGACCCGACTGGCCACGTCGCCTTGGGTGCGCTGCCAGGAGACATTGGAGATGTTCGCGTGGCAGACCGGACGAGACATGGTTCATCTCGACCCGCTCACCGAAGATGCATACGCCGCTGCGCCGGACACCGCATGGGAGTGTCTACTCAGCGAAATCGAGTTCGCACTTGAGCGCCGTCAGCCTACAGCGATATGCATGCACCGGCCAGTGATTGGGGGTATGTTCGAACACCTGCGCAGCATGTGCGTTGCGCCGTCTCTGAGCAAACGCCTGATTGCCAAGACACCGTTTATGCCGACCGGCACGGCGGTGGCGCTGTTCGTCACTCCGACGCCTCATGGTCCCAAAATCATCGATATTCAGAAGGTTCAACCGCTTGTCTACTAGACCCGCATTTCCTGATTCATCCAACTCCTCGGCCGCTGCCGCCGCGGCTCATGCCGCGCACAATGGTGCCGCCGGCAGTCTGGGCCCAGGCTTCGGCTCGCTGCGTGCGGCCGGAGCGGCATTCGGACCTGCTCGCATGGGTTCTTCACGCCCCTCGCGCCCGGCTCAGCTCGACCCGGCTGTGGCCGATGGATTGGCAGGTGGCATGGACCCGCAGGCGTTGAGCGAGATGAGCCATCTGTCCGCTGCCGCATTGCTGGATCGTGTGCGCCATAGCGAGGACCCGGCGGTTGTTGAGCGGGTGCTCACGTTGGTGGAGACGGTCGGTGTGGATGAAATCGCCGAACTGTGGAGCGATGCTGAGCCGGATTCGCTGCCTGGTGTGCTGTGGCGACTGTATATGCTGCGTACGTGGATGCGATCGAATCGCGACTCAATCGCGCATCTGTGGCGCTTGGGCGAGCCGGTGGCCACTACCGCCTCCGCCATCGCCGGCGTGGATCAGGCTCCCAGTGAAGATGACATCGTGCGATTGGCCGATTCGATTCTCTCCGGTGCTTTTGTGGGCGATTTTGCCGTGGCGCTTGAACGTGCGGCGGCGTTTACCGATGTGGTGGCGTTGGGCTTGCGCATGGAGGCGCGGCGCATGGTGACCCGGGCCGAGGCCAACGGCGCCTTCTCCTCGGATGCCGATGAAAAGGCGGTGCGCACCAAAGCCGCCCGCCTTATGCACACCGCCGGCAGCCTCATGGCCACCGCCAAGGATTTCCAGCACGGCGCCAACCTCTGGCGTCGCGGACGGTTGGAGTAAATCCTGCTCCGGGCTCCCTCTGATGAGAGAGCTGTCACGGGCGATGCCCGTGACTGAGGGAGAGACTCACCAACCGCACCCCAACAATCAGCTACCGGCCAACACCACCCCTTCCCCGGCGCGGCGATACCCATCGCAAGCTATACTTGGTATCCGCGTCGGACCGTGCTTAAGCCCCGGGCTCCATTTTTTGCCGCCGCGAGCGGCCCTTGCGCCGACAGGCGCTTTCGCGGTTCGGCGCTTCTCTTCTTTTAGCTGGCATTCCTGCACAGCACAACTAAGCAGCCCATCAGCGAGAGACTGGGGCGTGTGTCCATGACCGCCGATCGCAGGAACGAACAGGCCCGTCCGCTATGGACCGCATCTTGCGGTTCAGGCGGACGGGCCTTATGGGAGGATTGGGAGCGGGAGATCAGTTCTTGGCCGCCGGCGTCTCCTCGTTGATGGCCTCGACGGCCTCCACGGTCTGCGCCTCATCGTCGACGATCTCGCCGGAAGCGAGCTTGGCTTCGAGCTCGTCAACGATCTGCGCGTGCATCTTCTCGTCGATCTTGACCTTGAACCAGAACACGACGAGGCTGAGGATGATGAGAACAAGCGGGATGTAGAAGGCGAAGGTCTTGAACGTGGTGATGTTGGACGCGGTCATGTCGGCTGCCGTGGCATGACCGGTCATGCCAGCCGCGAGGGCAACGGCACCGACCACACCGTTGGACATCGCGCCGCCGATCTTGTCGAGCATGGGACGCACCGACAGGGTGACCGCCTCGTTGCGCTTGCCGTTCTTCAGCTGGCCGTACTCGATGGAGTCGGTCAGCGACAGGATCGCGGTCATCTGGATGAACTGCGCAGGCACATAGAAGAAGATCAGGGCGACGATGACGACCGGCAGGTTGCTGGAGAACAGGGCGAGCATCGTGTAGCCGATGATCATGGAGACCATGCCGCCGGCGAACAGGTAGCGACGGGGAATCCAGCGGTTGAGAATCGGGTACAGCGGCGCCATGATGAATCCGGCGATCAGCGGGATGATACCGGTGACGGAGAAGGCGGCCGGCTCGTCAAGCACGAACACGAAGAGGTAGTACATCACACCGGTCGTGATGACGTTTGCGATGGCGTACAGCAGGTAGGACAGGGCGACCCACAGCAGCTGGTCGTTCTGGAACAGGGCCTTGAACGCCTCGAACGGGTTGCCGTTCTTCTGGGCCTTGGCGCGCAGCGCGTTGGTGCTTTCCTTGGTGCCGAAGGCGACGGCCCAGGCGGTGATCAGGCCGAGGAGCGCGACGATGAAGCCGAAGGAGGTCCATCCGGCCTGGCCCTGGCCCTTGGCGCCGGTGAACG
The window above is part of the Bifidobacterium longum subsp. infantis ATCC 15697 = JCM 1222 = DSM 20088 genome. Proteins encoded here:
- the leuC gene encoding 3-isopropylmalate dehydratase large subunit; amino-acid sequence: MGTTLAEKVWADHLVRKGSDGAPDLLYIDLMLMHEVTSPQAFEGLRLAGRKPRHVDQLIATEDHNTPTVDIDRPNPDKTSALQLTTLEKNCKEFGVRLHPLGDADQGIVHAFAPILGLTQPGMTIVCGDSHTSTHGAFGALAFGIGTSEVEHVMATQTLSLKPFKTMAINVEGKLPADATAKDIILAIIAKIGTGGGQGYVIEYRGEAIRNLTMDERMTVCNMSIEAGARAGMIAPDETTFEYLKGRPHAPEGELWDQAVAYWKTLKTDDDAVFDKVVDIDASTLGPYVTWGTNPGQGLPITASVPEPDKIADATKRAAAERAITYMGLKPGMPIKDIAVDTVFIGSCTNGRIDDLRQAAAIMKGHHKAENIHRVLVVPASSRVRLQAEKEGLDKVFEDFGAEWRNAGCSMCLGMNPDKLVPNERSISTSNRNFEGRQGKGSRTHLASPSVAAATAIRGTISSPADL
- a CDS encoding IclR family transcriptional regulator, with amino-acid sequence MTDSQEEPLNNSLTESEPVEDTTTKDDGEIHSGVGVLDKTVKILDALESGPSTLGQLVAATGLARPTAHRLAIALERHRFVLRDQHGRFVLGSRFAELAAAAGEDRLLTAAGPILQTLLDRTGESAQIYRRQGDQRVCIAAVERASGLRDSIPVGAMLSMEAGSAAQILLAWEDSDRLHQGLRHAKFTATKLAAVRKRGWSESVNEREEGVCSISAPIRNASGQVIAAISISGPTGRMGAAPGRRYAPLVMAAGKYLTEALVKAVR
- a CDS encoding metallophosphoesterase family protein, producing MTETQRTPEGMSSKPRIKPADAEDGRPVSISARLGRLQFHYSGKFRVLQIADIQDGPKVSKDTIALIEASLDAARPDLVIFSGNQIAGYDPAFADSFRKRRWCDEPIAESALNHTRALVRKAIGQFTEPLAARGIPWAVTYGNHDFQCGLSNAELDGIYREFPGCVNPPSETLPNQIAYTCGAGGAVQTLSGATGSGEPGTFALPVMDVDHTRNVLGLVILDSGDYVHGGGFGAPSPAALAFLNAVPDRIGAKSMVFQHMPMPEYYNVLKPVAANAAFAMQGYRSHADTYYVLDELQTQPGGYLGEGISCPDTSGEFELLREGYFGVVAGHDHRNGFVGEHEGLLLIATPTCGFNTYGPAPAKRATRLIEFDIRHPYEPRTQLLEFGELVGKPSSKRAYTYAVNQTAPGEGEGDDLLRKPSLWSQLSGLFR
- a CDS encoding RNA degradosome polyphosphate kinase, whose amino-acid sequence is MAQIFDAPSKAILRSQIAEHIAENDNNDRRVDQEGEAPLPKDRFFDRELSWLKFNQRVLECAENEDMPLLERANFAAIFASNLDEFFMVRVAGLKRRIDSGIAVPSAAGLSPRQQLRAISETAHRLQDEHAHYAIDTILPELEKERIVLLTWDKLTSSEQERLSRYYRQQVFPVLTPLAVDPAHPFPYISGGSINLAVIVENPASGKSHFARVKIPGNLPRLVPVDDMTDEESKDERYGFIAMEKLIAAHLESLFPGMIIKEARSFRVTRNEDIDVEEDDAENLLNAMEKELLRRRFGPPIRLEITDTTSPFLSQLLADQLGVSQDEVYRLPSPLDLTVLFELGSVDRPDLKNRPFVPTTNRQIAEVESSRAQDIFAAIRERDILLHHPYDSFSTSVQAFLAQAAADPKVLAIKQTLYRTSSNSPIIDALIDAAHAGKQVLALVEIKARFDEDANIAWARKLERAGVHVVYGIVGLKTHCKLIEVVRQEADGLRRYCHVGTGNYNPKTARLYTDLGLLTCDPVVGQDLTRLFNQLSGYAPKSSFHRLLVAPRTVRTGLIQRIRREEDAARAGKEAWIKIKVNSIVDEKTIDALYRASQAGVKIDIVERGICALKPGVPGLSENIRVRSILGRFLEHSRIYAFCNADGPQIGEGPASGPEVYIGSADLMHRNLDRRVEALVRVTAPEQIDGLIKYVDLQMADSTMSWHMQPDGTYVLHTKDDEGRPLVDSQEYLIRKHQRRPNSHN
- a CDS encoding NUDIX hydrolase — encoded protein: MRRIVEAAGGILYRWKDDAEPTQASSPSVKSNIATDGTIIANTTDSDGETTAAPGASDAAPAPDPAQADSPATADNVLNRIELCVVHRPKYDDWSWPKGKVDPNESHRHAAVREIGEESGLSVELGPYLGDIEYPLSEEGIKQRHTKDRSADTKHIQFWMATPISAIDNLRRTHAFGPVHRADIGEIDEVLWLTPAKARKKLSHSTDKDILALFVDRVQEGALDAVPVIIVRHGKAEARKLWKGSDENRPITPRGAAAAYALNRELACFNPTRLATSPWVRCQETLEMFAWQTGRDMVHLDPLTEDAYAAAPDTAWECLLSEIEFALERRQPTAICMHRPVIGGMFEHLRSMCVAPSLSKRLIAKTPFMPTGTAVALFVTPTPHGPKIIDIQKVQPLVY
- a CDS encoding glycoside-pentoside-hexuronide (GPH):cation symporter; the protein is MSNENTAVGDVRKKGGLGQRIAYACGNLGQAAFYNAMSTYFVTYVTSCLFVSYSKALAAQMIAVITGLIVVIRIAEIFIDPLLGNLVDNTTTKWGRFRPWQFIGGLVSSVLIMLIFSGMFGLVNVNTTLFIVLFVITFIVLDVFYSLRDISYWGMIPALSSDSHERSTYTALGTFTGSIGYNGITVIVIPIVSYFTWTFTGAKGQGQAGWTSFGFIVALLGLITAWAVAFGTKESTNALRAKAQKNGNPFEAFKALFQNDQLLWVALSYLLYAIANVITTGVMYYLFVFVLDEPAAFSVTGIIPLIAGFIMAPLYPILNRWIPRRYLFAGGMVSMIIGYTMLALFSSNLPVVIVALIFFYVPAQFIQMTAILSLTDSIEYGQLKNGKRNEAVTLSVRPMLDKIGGAMSNGVVGAVALAAGMTGHATAADMTASNITTFKTFAFYIPLVLIILSLVVFWFKVKIDEKMHAQIVDELEAKLASGEIVDDEAQTVEAVEAINEETPAAKN